In one Brevibacillus choshinensis genomic region, the following are encoded:
- a CDS encoding DUF5317 domain-containing protein, translated as MLLDVICLSFIVALIRGGRIREFPKFRNLAFLFVSIGLQICSAIYPPAGGVLISIAYLFILLFLIFNRHYEDIRIFMVGWFLNAIAIWSNQGKMPIDIEQAKKLPYDLTPVINGTNFKHSVLTESTNLPFLTDVIYMPSIIPRVISIGDIFIMLGAFLLVQRFMNKPISLLQLREGKSYATKS; from the coding sequence ATGCTACTGGATGTAATTTGTTTGTCGTTTATTGTCGCGCTAATAAGAGGCGGTAGAATTAGAGAATTTCCTAAATTCAGAAATCTTGCGTTTCTTTTTGTGAGTATCGGGTTACAGATTTGCTCCGCAATTTACCCTCCAGCTGGTGGGGTACTTATTTCAATTGCATACTTATTTATTTTGCTGTTCCTAATATTTAATCGTCACTATGAAGATATACGCATTTTCATGGTAGGATGGTTCTTAAATGCGATTGCTATTTGGTCAAACCAAGGTAAGATGCCAATAGATATAGAACAAGCTAAGAAACTTCCCTATGACTTAACTCCTGTCATTAATGGGACAAACTTTAAGCACAGTGTATTAACTGAAAGCACTAATCTGCCTTTTCTAACAGATGTTATCTATATGCCTTCTATTATCCCGAGAGTAATTAGTATCGGAGACATTTTTATTATGTTAGGTGCATTCTTGTTGGTGCAGCGTTTTATGAATAAACCAATCTCGCTATTACAACTCCGAGAAGGAAAAAGCTATGCGACTAAAAGTTGA
- the argF gene encoding ornithine carbamoyltransferase produces the protein MQPVKILEHLPNLPLSKHKGKDLLRIDEFNGEELMELLHLAAHIKQLQKLGQPFQPLQGKTLGMIFDKASTRTRVSFEVGMYQLGGMGMFLSGKELQLGRGEPISDTAKVLSRYVDAIMIRTFSHSYVEELAEHASIPIINGLTDLYHPCQALADMLTIWEHKGKLQGIKLAYVGDGNNVANSLVLAAVLLGMDVRVATPAGYEMDSEIVQKANEYAQQSGGKMMVTLDPAEAVTGADAVYTDVWTSMGFEAENEVRMKAFENYQVNENLVAHADPNYLFLHCLPAHRGEEVTAGVIDGERSFIFDQAENRLHAQKAILAALV, from the coding sequence ATGCAGCCAGTGAAGATATTGGAACACTTACCAAACTTGCCGCTCAGCAAGCATAAAGGAAAAGATTTGCTCAGAATCGACGAGTTTAACGGTGAAGAATTGATGGAGCTGCTTCATCTGGCTGCTCACATCAAACAATTGCAAAAGCTGGGACAGCCGTTCCAGCCGTTGCAAGGCAAGACGCTCGGCATGATTTTCGACAAGGCTTCGACACGTACGCGTGTGTCTTTTGAAGTAGGTATGTATCAGCTGGGGGGCATGGGCATGTTCCTCAGCGGGAAAGAACTGCAGCTGGGACGCGGTGAGCCGATCAGCGATACTGCAAAAGTGCTCTCCCGTTATGTCGATGCGATCATGATCCGTACATTCTCTCACTCTTATGTAGAAGAGTTGGCAGAGCATGCATCCATCCCGATCATCAATGGACTGACAGATCTATATCACCCTTGCCAAGCATTGGCTGACATGCTCACGATCTGGGAGCATAAAGGAAAGCTACAAGGAATCAAGCTGGCTTACGTCGGCGACGGAAACAACGTGGCCAATTCACTAGTACTGGCAGCTGTCCTGCTGGGCATGGACGTACGTGTGGCTACTCCCGCTGGCTATGAAATGGACAGTGAGATCGTACAAAAAGCAAACGAATATGCACAACAGAGCGGCGGCAAAATGATGGTGACCCTCGATCCGGCCGAAGCAGTAACAGGTGCTGATGCGGTATACACAGACGTATGGACCAGCATGGGCTTTGAGGCAGAGAACGAAGTGAGAATGAAGGCATTCGAAAACTATCAGGTGAACGAAAATCTGGTAGCTCACGCGGATCCAAACTACCTTTTCCTGCACTGCTTGCCAGCTCATCGCGGGGAAGAAGTGACCGCAGGAGTGATTGATGGAGAGCGTTCCTTTATTTTTGATCAGGCAGAAAATCGTCTCCATGCTCAGAAAGCGATTTTGGCAGCTCTGGTGTGA
- the carB gene encoding carbamoyl-phosphate synthase (glutamine-hydrolyzing) large subunit: MPKLSHIQKVLVIGSGPIVIGQAAEFDYAGAQACLSLKEAGVQVVLVNNNPATIMTDEQVADKVYLEPLTVESVTAIIAKERPDGLLPTLGGQTGLNLAVSLSEAGVLEKYNVELLGTPLAAIQNGEDRELFKQLMQQIGEPVPESDTVESVEAAIAFANSIGYPVIVRPAYTLGGAGGGIAEDEVTLRKVAAGGIAASPIGQVLIERSVKGWKEIEYEVMRDANDTCIIVCNMENLDPVGIHTGDSIVVAPSQTLTDRQYQMLRSVSTKVIRSLGVVGGCNIQFALDPHSDRYVLIEVNPRVSRSSALASKATGYPIARIAAKLALGYGLDEVLNPITGYTYASFEPALDYIVVKIPRFPFDKFPLADRKLGTQMKATGEVMSIARNLEAGLLKAVRSLEQGCTHLSRPELATWSREELSLSLQEATDIRLFVFAEAIRKGFTEQELHSLTGVDPFFLRSLRKIIDLEVELACCEGNELPMDLLMEAKRRGFADETIASLAGRTSTDIKGLRKQAGITPTYKIVDTCAAEFDAQTPYYYSDWQGVDEVATLAGRKVMVLGSGPIRIGQGIEFDYCSVHAAKSLQKNGIAAVVVNNNPETVSTDYETADHLYFEPLHVEDVLHIAEREQVEGVMVQFGGQTAINLAAKLENAGLKVMGTSLTAIERAEDRELFYEMLRKLNIPHIPGRGVSSLEDATAIAEEIGFPVLMRPSYVIGGQGMVVVHDLEELEATINGWLNHPDSKTFFPLLVDKYVPGSEAEVDAVCDGENVIIPGIFQHVEKAGIHSGDSVALFPAPGLSDEIKQKIASYTEAIAKEMGAVGLINIQFVIDGSTVYVLEVNPRASRTVPITSKVTGIPMVQLAVQAQLGEKLAGMGYGTGLLPEIPFAVVKAPVFSTVKLNGVDPVLGPEMKSTGEVLGLGRSFAEAAGKAFAFKDNFYGDWQAGHSVIVSLKDSDKQEAVSKTLAQLQTEGAALVATSGTADWLQSNGVAVSHVIESEPELVELLQKEKAAFALITATIGNRQGRTGFAIRGRLVQHGVPLFSAVETFDLYVKSILEKRGGSHAASEDIGTLTKLAAQQA; the protein is encoded by the coding sequence ATGCCTAAATTGTCCCACATCCAAAAAGTATTGGTTATCGGTTCAGGCCCGATCGTTATCGGTCAGGCCGCAGAATTTGACTATGCGGGCGCACAAGCATGCCTCTCTCTGAAGGAAGCAGGCGTGCAAGTCGTCTTGGTGAATAATAATCCGGCTACGATCATGACAGATGAGCAAGTAGCCGACAAAGTCTATTTGGAGCCGCTGACAGTGGAATCCGTGACAGCGATTATCGCGAAGGAGCGTCCAGACGGCCTCTTGCCCACTCTGGGCGGTCAAACCGGTCTGAATCTGGCTGTTTCCTTGTCAGAAGCAGGTGTTCTCGAAAAGTACAACGTAGAACTGTTGGGTACACCACTCGCTGCTATTCAAAACGGGGAAGACCGTGAGCTGTTCAAACAATTGATGCAACAAATTGGAGAACCTGTCCCTGAAAGTGACACGGTGGAATCCGTGGAAGCAGCAATTGCTTTCGCTAATTCGATCGGCTATCCCGTCATCGTACGTCCTGCCTACACGTTGGGTGGTGCAGGCGGTGGAATCGCGGAGGATGAAGTGACTCTGCGTAAAGTGGCAGCAGGTGGTATCGCTGCCAGCCCAATCGGCCAGGTATTGATCGAACGTAGCGTAAAAGGCTGGAAAGAAATCGAGTACGAAGTCATGCGGGATGCCAATGATACCTGCATTATCGTTTGTAATATGGAAAACCTGGACCCGGTCGGAATTCATACGGGAGACAGTATTGTCGTAGCTCCTTCCCAGACGTTGACGGACCGCCAGTATCAAATGCTGCGCAGCGTTTCGACCAAAGTGATCCGTTCCTTGGGCGTTGTTGGCGGCTGCAACATTCAGTTTGCACTTGACCCGCATTCTGATCGTTATGTGCTGATTGAGGTAAACCCGCGTGTGAGCCGTTCCAGCGCGCTCGCGTCCAAAGCGACTGGTTATCCGATTGCTCGTATCGCAGCCAAACTGGCTCTTGGCTACGGCTTGGATGAGGTGTTGAACCCGATTACGGGGTATACGTATGCGAGCTTTGAACCGGCATTGGACTACATCGTCGTGAAAATTCCGCGCTTCCCGTTTGACAAGTTCCCGCTGGCTGATCGCAAGCTGGGCACGCAAATGAAAGCGACTGGCGAAGTGATGTCCATCGCTCGCAACTTGGAAGCGGGACTTTTGAAGGCGGTGCGTTCTCTTGAGCAAGGGTGCACACATTTATCCCGTCCTGAGCTTGCTACTTGGTCCCGTGAGGAGCTTTCCCTTTCTTTGCAAGAAGCTACAGACATTCGCTTGTTTGTATTTGCCGAGGCGATCCGCAAAGGCTTCACGGAGCAAGAGCTGCACAGCCTGACGGGTGTTGATCCGTTCTTCCTGCGCAGTCTCCGCAAAATCATTGATCTGGAAGTAGAATTGGCTTGCTGCGAAGGCAACGAGCTTCCAATGGATTTGCTCATGGAAGCAAAACGTCGCGGCTTCGCAGATGAGACAATCGCTTCGTTGGCAGGTCGCACATCAACAGATATCAAAGGATTGCGCAAACAGGCAGGGATTACGCCAACCTACAAAATCGTAGATACATGCGCGGCAGAGTTTGACGCGCAAACACCTTACTACTATTCCGACTGGCAAGGCGTCGATGAAGTGGCTACCTTGGCTGGTCGCAAAGTGATGGTACTCGGCTCCGGCCCGATCCGTATCGGACAAGGGATTGAATTTGACTACTGCTCCGTTCATGCCGCCAAATCACTGCAAAAGAATGGGATCGCCGCAGTTGTCGTAAACAACAATCCGGAAACAGTGAGTACGGACTATGAAACAGCAGACCATCTGTATTTTGAACCCCTGCATGTAGAAGACGTGCTGCACATCGCTGAGCGAGAGCAGGTAGAAGGTGTGATGGTGCAATTCGGTGGTCAAACAGCCATCAACCTCGCTGCCAAGCTGGAAAACGCGGGCCTGAAAGTAATGGGAACGTCTTTGACCGCAATCGAGCGTGCAGAAGACCGCGAGCTGTTCTACGAAATGCTGCGCAAGCTGAACATTCCGCATATTCCGGGGAGAGGTGTTTCCTCACTAGAGGATGCTACGGCCATCGCGGAGGAAATCGGTTTCCCCGTTTTGATGCGGCCATCGTACGTCATCGGTGGTCAAGGGATGGTCGTTGTACACGATCTCGAGGAGCTCGAGGCGACGATCAACGGCTGGTTGAATCACCCGGACAGCAAAACGTTCTTCCCGTTGCTCGTGGATAAATACGTTCCAGGCAGTGAAGCAGAAGTGGATGCGGTCTGCGACGGAGAAAACGTCATTATTCCAGGAATCTTTCAGCATGTCGAAAAAGCGGGTATTCACTCTGGCGATAGCGTGGCTCTGTTCCCAGCACCAGGTCTTTCTGACGAAATCAAACAAAAAATCGCTAGCTATACGGAAGCGATCGCGAAAGAAATGGGAGCAGTCGGCCTTATCAATATTCAATTTGTGATCGATGGCAGCACCGTATACGTGCTGGAAGTGAATCCTCGCGCATCCCGTACCGTTCCGATTACGAGCAAAGTAACTGGCATCCCGATGGTTCAGCTAGCAGTTCAAGCACAGCTGGGCGAAAAGCTGGCGGGTATGGGGTATGGAACAGGATTACTGCCAGAAATCCCGTTTGCGGTCGTGAAAGCTCCGGTATTCTCGACTGTAAAGCTCAATGGTGTCGATCCTGTATTGGGACCAGAAATGAAATCTACTGGCGAAGTGCTCGGCTTGGGACGCTCATTTGCTGAGGCGGCAGGAAAAGCTTTCGCGTTTAAAGATAACTTTTACGGTGACTGGCAAGCAGGCCATTCAGTCATCGTGTCACTGAAAGACAGCGACAAACAGGAAGCGGTCAGCAAGACCTTGGCGCAGCTTCAAACCGAGGGTGCAGCTCTGGTGGCAACATCAGGTACAGCAGACTGGCTGCAATCAAATGGGGTAGCTGTCAGCCATGTGATCGAAAGCGAACCGGAGCTAGTCGAACTGCTGCAAAAAGAAAAAGCAGCCTTTGCGTTGATAACAGCGACAATCGGAAACCGTCAAGGCCGCACAGGCTTTGCGATCCGTGGTCGTCTGGTGCAACACGGTGTACCGCTGTTTTCCGCTGTCGAAACATTTGACTTGTACGTGAAATCTATTCTGGAGAAAAGAGGTGGCTCGCATGCAGCCAGTGAAGATATTGGAACACTTACCAAACTTGCCGCTCAGCAAGCATAA
- a CDS encoding carbamoyl phosphate synthase small subunit: MSREKKEIGVGYLTLESGEVFTGTLYGAPITGFGEVVFHTGMTGYQEVMTDPSFAGQIVTFTYPLIGNYGINERDYEAAQPALTGMVVSELNLEPSHYESTKTLAEAAEDFGFPILAGIDTRTITKRVRQNGPVFGVMSDRPLEVEEVVAMRYKHAKKSLVANVSCQQIERYPGTGEHVVLVDLGMKQSILDSLLEMGCRVTVVPFDTTFAQIKALQPDGLMFSNGPGDPEHLLAYCSEWRKAVEQYPTLGICLGHQVLALMYGGKTEKLAYGHRGSNHPVKELTTGKVYLTSQNHGYVVKEEALDKRYLAVSYRNVNDGSVEGLRHLSLPVFSVQFHPEAHPGPSDTSHIFHQFLQSMRVVGAKNYA, translated from the coding sequence ATGAGTAGAGAGAAAAAAGAAATAGGTGTAGGTTATCTCACGCTGGAGAGCGGGGAAGTGTTCACAGGAACCTTGTATGGTGCTCCGATTACCGGCTTTGGCGAAGTGGTTTTTCATACAGGAATGACAGGTTATCAAGAAGTGATGACAGATCCCTCCTTTGCAGGGCAGATCGTTACGTTCACATATCCATTGATCGGGAATTACGGGATCAACGAAAGAGATTATGAAGCAGCACAACCAGCATTGACTGGGATGGTAGTTAGCGAACTGAACTTGGAACCGAGCCACTACGAATCAACCAAAACATTGGCGGAAGCAGCAGAGGACTTCGGCTTTCCGATCCTGGCTGGCATCGACACGCGGACGATTACCAAGCGAGTTCGTCAAAATGGTCCTGTGTTCGGAGTGATGTCCGACCGTCCACTCGAGGTAGAGGAAGTCGTGGCTATGCGTTACAAGCACGCCAAAAAATCGCTGGTGGCCAACGTATCCTGCCAACAGATCGAGCGTTATCCAGGAACAGGAGAGCATGTCGTACTGGTCGACCTGGGCATGAAGCAATCGATCCTGGATTCGTTGCTCGAGATGGGATGCCGCGTGACCGTGGTTCCGTTTGACACGACGTTTGCTCAAATCAAGGCACTGCAGCCAGACGGCCTGATGTTCTCCAATGGCCCTGGTGACCCGGAGCACTTGCTTGCTTATTGCAGTGAATGGCGCAAAGCGGTAGAGCAGTACCCGACTTTGGGTATTTGCCTGGGACATCAAGTGCTGGCCCTCATGTACGGTGGCAAGACCGAAAAGCTCGCTTATGGCCACCGCGGCAGCAACCATCCGGTCAAAGAGCTGACAACCGGTAAAGTGTACCTGACTTCACAGAATCACGGGTATGTAGTCAAAGAAGAGGCGCTGGATAAGCGATACCTGGCTGTGTCCTATCGCAATGTCAACGATGGCTCGGTCGAAGGACTCCGTCATCTCAGCCTGCCCGTTTTCAGTGTGCAATTCCATCCGGAGGCACATCCCGGACCTAGCGATACATCTCACATTTTCCACCAATTCTTGCAGTCGATGCGCGTAGTAGGAGCGAAGAATTATGCCTAA
- a CDS encoding aspartate aminotransferase family protein, giving the protein MSTVTAPVHLMNNYARWPISLVKGQGNQVWDDQGKQYLDFTSGIAVTSLGHVPSKVTAKLHEQLDTLWHCSNLVHVPQQGILAEKLSRLSGLDQAFFCNSGAEANEGLIKIARRYAQKVKGTDRFEIITFEQSFHGRTLATLTATGQEKVKDGFGPLPQGFVTVPYNDLEAVKAAITDKTCAIMLELIQGEGGVHPAEDAWVKALRELCDTHGLLLLVDEIQTGIGRTGTWFAFQQYGVKPDAISLAKGLGSGFPIGAVVATKEVAEAFAPGTHGTTFGGNPLATTAGIATLDTMVEENILGQVAKIHTMIIQELEQLKSAHPDKVVTVRGKGLLLGVELSIPAATAVTYAREQKGVILLTAGPNVVRLLPSFITTEAEVKQAVAALGEGLSQS; this is encoded by the coding sequence ATGAGTACAGTTACAGCTCCTGTGCATCTCATGAATAACTATGCAAGATGGCCAATCAGTCTAGTAAAAGGTCAAGGAAATCAGGTCTGGGACGACCAAGGCAAGCAGTATCTCGACTTTACTTCTGGTATCGCGGTGACATCGTTGGGGCATGTCCCTTCAAAGGTAACTGCTAAGCTGCATGAGCAACTAGATACGCTGTGGCATTGCTCCAATCTGGTGCATGTTCCCCAGCAAGGAATCCTGGCTGAAAAGCTGAGCCGCTTGTCTGGACTGGATCAAGCATTCTTTTGCAACAGTGGGGCAGAGGCGAACGAAGGGCTGATCAAAATCGCTCGCCGCTACGCACAAAAAGTAAAAGGAACGGATCGCTTTGAAATCATTACCTTTGAACAATCCTTCCACGGCCGGACACTGGCGACGCTGACTGCTACTGGACAAGAAAAGGTGAAAGATGGGTTTGGTCCACTCCCACAAGGATTTGTGACCGTGCCATATAACGATTTGGAAGCGGTAAAGGCAGCGATCACGGATAAGACATGTGCGATCATGCTGGAATTGATTCAGGGCGAGGGTGGCGTGCATCCAGCTGAAGACGCGTGGGTGAAAGCACTGCGTGAATTGTGCGATACGCACGGCCTGCTCCTGCTGGTCGATGAGATTCAGACGGGAATCGGTCGTACGGGCACATGGTTTGCTTTCCAACAGTATGGAGTGAAACCAGATGCGATCTCGCTTGCAAAAGGCTTGGGAAGCGGCTTCCCGATCGGCGCGGTCGTAGCAACCAAGGAAGTAGCGGAAGCCTTCGCGCCAGGAACACATGGAACCACATTTGGCGGGAATCCATTAGCGACAACTGCGGGTATTGCAACTCTCGATACGATGGTAGAAGAAAATATTCTAGGTCAAGTGGCGAAGATTCACACGATGATTATTCAAGAGCTGGAGCAGCTCAAATCGGCCCATCCTGACAAAGTGGTAACCGTCCGCGGAAAAGGCTTGCTGTTAGGTGTAGAACTGTCGATTCCAGCAGCAACTGCCGTCACGTATGCTCGTGAACAGAAGGGCGTCATCTTGCTGACAGCAGGACCAAACGTCGTCCGTCTACTCCCTTCCTTCATCACCACAGAAGCGGAAGTGAAGCAGGCAGTAGCTGCTCTCGGCGAAGGCTTGTCGCAGTCGTAA
- the argB gene encoding acetylglutamate kinase, whose protein sequence is MQGIVVIKCGGSTMDQLPDTFFQAIATLQADGKQIVIVHGGGPAINGMLDRVQITPQFVDGLRVTCEDTLRVVEMVLCGNINKALVRRLTQAGAKAWGVSGIDGQTLIAEKTTKPLGWVGEVKQADTTIPLAILGQGYVPVIAPLSVSADGSDAFNVNADVAAGAIAAALSAQKLVMVTDVPGILRPQPDGSKALVQETSAEEIGQMIEEGIITGGMIPKVQAALDSLGQGVNQVVICRGTAEDLLAVSAGEAVGTTVRTNVKQSQ, encoded by the coding sequence ATGCAAGGGATTGTAGTCATCAAATGTGGCGGCAGCACGATGGATCAGCTGCCGGACACTTTTTTTCAAGCCATCGCCACGCTGCAAGCAGATGGCAAGCAGATCGTCATCGTTCATGGCGGGGGACCAGCAATTAACGGAATGCTGGATCGGGTGCAGATCACACCTCAGTTTGTAGATGGATTACGAGTGACCTGCGAAGATACGCTACGTGTGGTGGAGATGGTACTGTGCGGGAACATTAACAAGGCATTAGTGCGACGACTGACACAGGCAGGAGCAAAGGCGTGGGGAGTCAGTGGCATTGACGGCCAGACCTTGATCGCTGAAAAGACGACCAAACCGTTGGGCTGGGTAGGCGAAGTGAAGCAGGCTGATACGACCATTCCGCTGGCGATCTTGGGCCAAGGCTACGTTCCGGTCATCGCTCCACTATCTGTGAGTGCGGATGGATCAGATGCGTTTAACGTCAATGCAGATGTTGCAGCTGGTGCGATCGCGGCAGCTCTGTCGGCTCAAAAGCTGGTGATGGTGACAGATGTTCCTGGCATTCTACGGCCACAGCCAGATGGAAGCAAGGCTCTCGTACAGGAGACAAGTGCAGAGGAAATCGGGCAAATGATTGAGGAAGGCATCATTACTGGTGGAATGATTCCGAAGGTTCAGGCGGCTTTGGACTCGCTGGGTCAAGGAGTCAATCAGGTCGTGATTTGTCGCGGTACTGCCGAGGACCTCTTGGCTGTAAGTGCAGGTGAGGCAGTAGGCACAACTGTTCGGACGAATGTAAAACAATCACAATAA
- the argC gene encoding N-acetyl-gamma-glutamyl-phosphate reductase, producing MIRVGIVGATGYGGAELIRLLVGHPQVQIANLYSSSAEGDALEKTFPHVSGLGLPNLSPIDAKSMSADNDVVFLATPAGVSAGLSPQLMELGGTKVIDLSGDFRLESGEAYRSWYKREPAPAEWVQKAVYGLTEWNQEQVAGASLVANPGCYPTATLLALIPMMRSGWVKPGSWIVDAKSGVSGAGRGMSLGVHYSEINESIHAYKVSKHQHTPEIEQELAKQSGVESFVQFTPHLVPMTRGILVTAYGQLEADVSQQQIQEMLEATYADKPFVRVRPAGSHPHTKEVLGSNYCDIAVHVDERTGRVILLSVIDNMVKGAAGQAIQNMNVMFQLPEKAGLPLVPVFP from the coding sequence ATGATTCGGGTCGGGATAGTTGGAGCTACCGGTTACGGCGGTGCGGAATTGATACGCCTACTGGTGGGTCATCCACAAGTTCAAATCGCCAATTTGTATTCAAGTTCAGCCGAGGGGGATGCGTTAGAAAAGACATTCCCTCACGTCTCCGGTCTGGGTCTGCCAAATTTGTCACCTATCGACGCAAAGAGCATGAGCGCGGACAATGACGTTGTTTTTCTGGCTACGCCTGCAGGTGTAAGTGCTGGACTTTCCCCACAATTAATGGAGCTCGGTGGAACGAAAGTCATTGATCTGTCCGGAGATTTTCGCTTGGAGAGCGGGGAAGCCTATCGCAGCTGGTATAAACGAGAGCCGGCTCCAGCGGAATGGGTACAAAAAGCGGTGTACGGTTTGACCGAGTGGAATCAGGAGCAGGTAGCGGGAGCCTCACTCGTAGCCAACCCTGGATGCTATCCGACAGCAACATTGCTCGCGTTGATCCCAATGATGCGGAGCGGATGGGTAAAACCGGGCAGCTGGATCGTCGACGCCAAGTCTGGAGTATCTGGGGCGGGTCGCGGCATGTCTCTGGGTGTTCATTATAGTGAGATCAATGAAAGTATTCATGCATACAAAGTATCCAAGCATCAGCATACTCCGGAAATCGAGCAAGAGTTGGCGAAGCAATCCGGGGTGGAGTCATTCGTACAATTTACCCCTCACCTCGTTCCGATGACGCGGGGGATACTGGTGACGGCATACGGACAACTGGAAGCCGATGTGTCTCAGCAGCAAATTCAGGAGATGTTGGAAGCGACCTACGCGGATAAGCCTTTTGTAAGAGTACGTCCAGCTGGGAGTCATCCTCATACAAAAGAAGTACTCGGCTCCAACTACTGCGATATCGCGGTACATGTCGATGAACGTACAGGAAGAGTCATTCTGTTGTCCGTTATCGATAACATGGTAAAGGGAGCTGCGGGTCAAGCGATTCAAAATATGAATGTCATGTTCCAGTTGCCAGAGAAAGCCGGATTGCCACTCGTGCCGGTGTTCCCGTAA
- the cccB gene encoding cytochrome c551 yields MKRLSLSVVAAVLVFSLSACGGGKTTQPPANQPPANQPSAENPSTGTPSTTAPSGSYDAATAEALFKNTCAGCHGQTLEGAVGPNLQKVGAQLNKDQILEVLNKGKGAMPPGLVKGADAENIAAWLADKK; encoded by the coding sequence ATGAAACGTTTATCACTCTCCGTGGTTGCGGCTGTACTCGTATTCTCGCTAAGTGCCTGTGGTGGTGGCAAGACAACGCAGCCGCCAGCAAACCAGCCGCCAGCAAACCAGCCGTCCGCGGAAAACCCTTCAACGGGAACGCCGTCCACGACTGCTCCGTCGGGTAGCTACGACGCCGCGACTGCCGAAGCACTGTTTAAGAACACGTGCGCAGGTTGCCACGGTCAAACGCTGGAAGGTGCAGTAGGCCCGAATCTGCAAAAGGTCGGCGCCCAATTGAACAAAGATCAGATTTTGGAAGTCTTGAATAAAGGTAAAGGCGCCATGCCCCCAGGTTTGGTAAAAGGTGCCGATGCTGAAAACATTGCAGCATGGCTCGCTGATAAGAAATAA
- a CDS encoding YciI family protein produces MLYVAFLPIIDQELNAKVRPAHLEYLNELYKQDKVFMAGPFTDKEGGLVIYKAASLGDARKLAEADPVVAEGARTLELREWSPLEFPLS; encoded by the coding sequence ATGCTGTATGTTGCGTTTTTACCGATCATCGACCAAGAACTGAATGCGAAAGTAAGACCTGCTCACCTGGAGTATCTCAATGAGCTGTACAAGCAGGATAAAGTGTTCATGGCAGGCCCTTTCACAGATAAGGAAGGCGGTCTGGTCATTTACAAAGCAGCGTCACTCGGGGATGCACGAAAATTGGCAGAAGCTGATCCGGTAGTGGCCGAAGGAGCGCGAACTTTGGAACTGCGTGAGTGGAGCCCTCTGGAATTTCCTTTGTCCTAA
- a CDS encoding VOC family protein — MIRKAEHVAMIVTDMDRSIAFYQEMFGYQVRLRGQGPTREMTFLFHDNQPGFEIELIRDLTPMGDYSEQGLVNHLAFTVDNIDEALAYYREKGIEFKTEKPNSSLDGGRTIFFYGPDRELLQFVEPGKDRK, encoded by the coding sequence ATGATTAGAAAAGCTGAGCATGTAGCCATGATTGTAACCGATATGGACAGATCCATTGCGTTTTACCAAGAAATGTTTGGCTACCAGGTACGACTCAGAGGTCAAGGACCGACACGAGAAATGACATTTTTATTTCATGACAACCAGCCTGGCTTTGAAATCGAGCTGATCCGCGATTTGACGCCGATGGGGGATTACTCTGAGCAAGGACTCGTCAATCATTTGGCGTTTACCGTAGATAATATCGATGAAGCGCTTGCGTACTATCGAGAAAAAGGGATTGAATTTAAAACAGAAAAACCCAACTCTTCTCTCGATGGCGGAAGAACGATTTTCTTCTATGGGCCAGATCGGGAACTGCTGCAATTCGTAGAACCAGGCAAGGATAGAAAATAA